The Sorangiineae bacterium MSr11367 genome window below encodes:
- the alc gene encoding allantoicase: protein MTDSKFTQLMDLAAERLGGAVIYANDEFFAEKENLLKATNPVFVEGKYTDRGKWMDGWETRRRRVPGHDFCIVRLGLAGVVRGVVVDTAFFKGNYPAACSIDGCAMPGRPTGEELASESTPWVEILPKTMLNGDTQNLFTIDAGLRLTHLRFHIYPDGGVARLRVHGDVLPSPRWAGRPGAEVDLAAAEHGALVLACNDMFFGSRHNLIMPGRGVNMGDGWETKRSRAEGPDWAIVRLAAEGTVERIEVDTNHFKGNYPDSCTIHGIHASPDATTDELLRMPVAQSGEPGVADASKWREILPRTKLQAHTRHFFEEELTGERGPYSHIRLSIFPDGGVSRMRVHGTVTAAGREALGIRHLNYAPVPELAALLTSCCGARAWVDKMATLRPYRDLGSLVAQARDVWQSLGKQDWLEAFRHHPRIGGGKAEAATSQTATTWSKGEQARVADASRATQEELARVNRAYEEKFGHIYIVCATGKSAEEMLAIAQDRMKNDADAELSRAADEQRKITEIRLDKLVRGG, encoded by the coding sequence CGATTCGAAATTCACGCAGCTCATGGATCTGGCCGCGGAGCGATTGGGCGGCGCGGTGATCTACGCCAATGACGAGTTCTTCGCCGAGAAAGAGAATCTTCTCAAGGCCACCAACCCCGTATTCGTCGAAGGCAAATACACCGACCGCGGCAAGTGGATGGACGGCTGGGAAACTCGCCGGCGACGCGTACCCGGTCACGACTTCTGCATCGTGCGCCTGGGCCTGGCCGGCGTGGTGCGGGGCGTCGTGGTCGATACGGCGTTCTTCAAAGGCAATTACCCGGCGGCGTGCTCCATCGATGGGTGTGCCATGCCGGGACGCCCCACCGGCGAAGAGCTCGCGTCGGAGTCCACGCCGTGGGTGGAAATCCTGCCCAAGACGATGCTGAACGGCGATACGCAAAACCTGTTCACCATCGACGCCGGGCTGCGTCTAACGCATTTGCGCTTTCACATTTACCCCGACGGCGGCGTCGCGCGGTTGCGCGTGCACGGCGACGTGCTCCCCTCCCCACGGTGGGCCGGCCGCCCCGGGGCCGAGGTCGATCTGGCGGCCGCCGAGCACGGGGCGCTGGTGCTCGCGTGCAACGACATGTTCTTCGGCTCGCGCCACAATTTGATCATGCCGGGCCGCGGCGTGAACATGGGCGACGGGTGGGAGACCAAACGCAGCCGCGCGGAAGGCCCAGATTGGGCCATCGTGCGCCTCGCCGCGGAGGGCACCGTCGAGCGCATCGAGGTGGACACGAACCACTTCAAAGGCAATTACCCGGACAGTTGCACCATACACGGGATTCATGCTTCGCCGGACGCCACCACCGACGAGCTATTAAGAATGCCGGTCGCCCAAAGCGGCGAACCTGGGGTAGCCGACGCCTCGAAGTGGCGTGAAATCCTGCCGCGCACCAAGTTGCAGGCGCACACGCGGCACTTCTTCGAGGAGGAGCTCACCGGTGAACGCGGGCCCTATTCGCATATCCGCCTTTCCATTTTCCCCGACGGCGGCGTGAGCCGGATGCGGGTGCACGGCACGGTGACGGCCGCGGGACGCGAAGCGCTGGGCATTCGGCATTTGAACTATGCGCCCGTTCCGGAGTTGGCGGCGTTGCTCACGAGCTGCTGCGGCGCGCGCGCGTGGGTCGACAAGATGGCGACCTTGCGACCTTACCGTGATCTCGGCTCGCTGGTGGCGCAGGCCCGCGACGTCTGGCAGTCGCTTGGAAAGCAGGATTGGCTCGAGGCATTTCGACATCATCCTCGCATCGGGGGCGGCAAAGCGGAGGCCGCGACCAGCCAAACGGCAACCACGTGGTCGAAGGGCGAACAGGCTCGCGTCGCCGATGCAAGCCGTGCCACCCAGGAGGAACTCGCCCGCGTCAATCGCGCCTACGAGGAGAAATTCGGCCATATTTACATCGTTTGTGCGACGGGAAAGAGCGCCGAGGAGATGCTCGCCATCGCGCAAGATCGGATGAAAAACGACGCCGACGCAGAACTTTCCCGCGCAGCGGACGAACAGCGAAAAATCACGGAAATTCGGCTCGACAAGTTGGTCCGGGGTGGGTAG